In Curtobacterium sp. TC1, the following proteins share a genomic window:
- a CDS encoding neutral zinc metallopeptidase, whose translation MTFNDDSRLSGGRVKRRGRTAAVGGGAVGVTAIVVFLIAQFTGFDLSGFVGGDGTTQIQQQGETVDAAPECRTGRDANLQVECRMEGAAESLDGYWTAEARTLGISYTAPDFFLFDGSTDTSCGQASAATGPFYCPPDRAIYLDTAFYDDLQSTYGSSGGPLAQMYVVAHEWGHHIQQLQGAFASTDRSGTGASSGSVRVELQADCYAGAWVGDAANTEDADGETFFEPISRAEIADALSAASAVGDDSIQERSSGRVDPDSFTHGSSEQRQRWFVRGYQQGATSCDTLSVPGSSL comes from the coding sequence ATGACGTTCAACGACGACTCGCGACTCTCCGGCGGCCGAGTGAAGCGCCGGGGCCGGACCGCCGCGGTCGGCGGAGGCGCGGTCGGCGTCACGGCCATCGTCGTGTTCCTGATCGCCCAGTTCACGGGCTTCGACCTGAGCGGGTTCGTCGGCGGGGACGGCACGACACAGATCCAGCAGCAGGGCGAGACGGTCGACGCCGCGCCGGAGTGCCGCACCGGCCGTGACGCCAACCTGCAGGTCGAGTGCCGGATGGAGGGGGCTGCCGAGTCCCTCGACGGCTACTGGACCGCCGAGGCCCGGACGCTCGGCATCTCGTACACGGCACCGGACTTCTTCCTCTTCGACGGCTCGACCGACACGTCGTGCGGCCAGGCGTCGGCCGCCACCGGACCCTTCTACTGCCCGCCGGACCGCGCGATCTACCTCGACACCGCCTTCTACGACGACCTGCAGTCGACGTACGGGTCGTCGGGCGGGCCGCTCGCGCAGATGTACGTCGTCGCGCACGAGTGGGGCCACCACATCCAGCAGCTGCAGGGCGCGTTCGCCAGCACGGACCGCTCGGGCACCGGGGCGTCGTCCGGCAGTGTCCGCGTCGAGCTGCAGGCGGATTGCTACGCCGGCGCCTGGGTCGGCGACGCGGCGAACACCGAGGACGCGGACGGCGAGACCTTCTTCGAACCGATCAGCCGGGCCGAGATCGCCGATGCGCTGTCCGCCGCGAGTGCCGTGGGCGACGACAGCATCCAGGAGCGCTCGAGCGGCCGGGTCGACCCGGACTCGTTCACGCACGGTTCGAGCGAGCAGCGTCAGCGCTGGTTCGTCCGCGGCTACCAGCAGGGCGCGACGAGCTGCGACACGTTGAGCGTCCCCGGTTCGTCCCTGTAG
- a CDS encoding DsbA family protein yields the protein MTNRPEGDARAARNERREAARQRAQRHRTQQKRRQRGTRLGLQIGLGVVLLAAATIVTLVLVDSVKPAGPGPSTMSQGGITLGEGLKPVTASSSASPSASATAGAGTVRITLYVDYLCPTCGAFEQANGDYIESLVDSGAATVDIHPLAILSNRSQGTKYSLRAANAAACVAEHSPDQFYAVNKALYAEQPEEGTPGLTDAQLTKVVTGVSGLQDRRAVTSCIADQDYSKWVDEQTTAVSGGDIPGSSLSEFPGTPLVLVNGQQYELTSPITNDDFRTFVVTAAGATEATPTPTPTPSATPSRTRSATPTPTPTKR from the coding sequence ATGACCAACCGCCCCGAGGGTGACGCCCGCGCCGCGCGGAACGAGCGCCGCGAAGCCGCCCGACAGCGAGCGCAGCGCCACAGGACACAGCAGAAGCGCCGCCAGCGCGGGACCAGGCTCGGACTCCAGATCGGACTCGGTGTGGTGCTGCTCGCAGCGGCCACCATCGTCACGCTCGTCCTGGTGGACTCCGTGAAGCCCGCAGGCCCCGGGCCGTCGACCATGTCGCAGGGTGGCATCACCCTCGGCGAGGGCCTGAAGCCGGTGACCGCGTCGAGCAGCGCGTCGCCGAGTGCTTCGGCGACTGCCGGTGCCGGCACGGTGCGCATCACGCTGTACGTCGACTACCTCTGCCCGACGTGCGGCGCGTTCGAGCAGGCCAACGGCGACTACATCGAGAGCCTGGTCGACTCCGGCGCCGCCACCGTCGACATCCACCCCCTCGCGATCCTGTCGAACCGGTCGCAGGGCACGAAGTACTCGCTGCGCGCCGCGAACGCCGCCGCCTGCGTCGCCGAGCACTCGCCGGACCAGTTCTACGCGGTCAACAAGGCGCTCTACGCCGAGCAGCCGGAAGAGGGCACACCCGGCCTCACCGATGCGCAGCTCACCAAGGTCGTCACCGGGGTCTCCGGTCTGCAGGACCGCAGGGCCGTCACGAGCTGCATCGCCGACCAGGACTACAGCAAGTGGGTCGACGAGCAGACGACCGCGGTGTCCGGCGGCGACATCCCCGGTTCGTCGCTGAGCGAGTTCCCCGGCACGCCGCTGGTGCTCGTCAACGGGCAGCAGTACGAGCTCACGTCGCCGATCACGAACGACGACTTCCGCACCTTCGTGGTCACCGCCGCCGGTGCCACCGAGGCGACGCCCACCCCGACCCCCACGCCGAGCGCGACGCCCTCGCGCACGCGGAGTGCGACGCCGACGCCCACACCGACCAAGCGCTGA